The following are encoded together in the Fimbriiglobus ruber genome:
- a CDS encoding CCA tRNA nucleotidyltransferase, translating to MMTEREFATEVVARLQKAGYQALWAGGCVRDEILGLPPADYDVATDARPEQVQALFRRSHGIGAAFGVVEVLGPRGADGVWLKVQVATFRSDGTYSDGRRPDFVTYSSPEEDAKRRDFTINGMFFDPIARRVIDYVGGQTDLNARLLRAIGNPAERFAEDKLRVIRAARMAARFELTIDAATMTAARRAAPEIVVVSAERVADELRKILTNRHRARGFRLLREFELIAPVLPELLPTFDLPQGLPAAPTGTLWDHTVKVLEALEGPLWPAPGAVSFPLAFAAVLHDVGKPRVVGRTPDRYTFHGHEHVGARMTAEIAKRLRLSNAEAARLTWLVERHQYLSDAPTMRPSRLKPILIHPGIGELLALHRADAIATGRNTAHVDFCERVLRETPPEELNPAPAVTGDDLIAIGLKPGPEFKRILDAVREAQLEGRIKTKEDGLRLAEEMMGKADREQQE from the coding sequence ATGATGACCGAACGTGAGTTCGCCACCGAGGTTGTGGCCCGCCTCCAGAAGGCCGGGTATCAGGCACTCTGGGCCGGCGGGTGTGTGCGCGACGAGATCCTCGGGCTACCGCCGGCCGACTACGACGTGGCCACAGACGCGCGGCCCGAACAAGTGCAGGCTCTTTTCCGCCGCAGTCACGGGATCGGGGCCGCGTTCGGCGTGGTTGAGGTTCTCGGGCCGCGCGGCGCGGACGGCGTCTGGCTCAAAGTCCAGGTCGCCACGTTTCGGAGTGACGGCACCTATTCGGACGGCCGGCGGCCGGACTTCGTCACGTATTCGTCGCCCGAAGAAGATGCCAAGCGGCGGGATTTCACGATCAACGGGATGTTCTTCGACCCGATCGCCCGCCGAGTCATCGACTACGTGGGCGGTCAGACCGACCTCAACGCCCGTCTCCTCCGCGCGATCGGCAACCCGGCCGAGCGGTTCGCCGAGGATAAGCTCCGTGTCATTCGGGCGGCACGCATGGCGGCCCGGTTTGAACTCACGATCGACGCGGCGACGATGACGGCCGCCCGCAGGGCCGCGCCGGAAATCGTGGTCGTCAGTGCCGAACGGGTAGCGGACGAGTTGCGAAAGATCCTGACCAACCGGCACCGTGCCCGCGGTTTTCGCTTGCTCCGCGAATTCGAGTTGATCGCCCCCGTATTGCCGGAATTGCTCCCGACGTTCGATCTGCCGCAAGGGCTTCCCGCTGCCCCGACCGGGACGTTGTGGGACCACACCGTCAAAGTGCTGGAAGCGCTGGAAGGGCCGCTCTGGCCCGCGCCCGGGGCGGTGTCGTTTCCGCTGGCGTTCGCGGCCGTGTTGCACGACGTGGGTAAGCCGCGGGTCGTGGGGCGGACGCCGGACCGGTACACGTTCCACGGCCACGAACACGTCGGCGCGCGGATGACGGCCGAGATCGCCAAGCGGCTCCGCCTGTCGAACGCCGAGGCCGCGCGGCTGACCTGGTTGGTCGAGCGGCACCAGTATCTCAGCGACGCCCCGACGATGCGGCCGAGCCGACTCAAGCCGATCCTGATTCACCCCGGCATCGGCGAACTGCTGGCCCTCCACCGGGCGGACGCCATCGCCACCGGGCGGAATACGGCCCACGTCGATTTCTGCGAACGTGTGTTGCGCGAAACACCACCCGAAGAGTTGAACCCGGCCCCCGCTGTCACAGGCGATGATCTCATCGCGATCGGGTTGAAGCCCGGTCCCGAGTTCAAGCGCATTCTGGATGCCGTTCGCGAGGCACAACTTGAGGGGAGGATAAAAACGAAAGAGGATGGACTCCGTTTGGCTGAAGAAATGATGGGGAAAGCTGATAGAGAGCAGCAAGAATGA
- a CDS encoding O-antigen ligase family protein, producing the protein MHWLLIGYMFLFIHRPFEVWPALGDMHVERVYMLATLAAWVLYPGKRWLPNAQHAAYAFFAFAVLVCWLMSPWMERSQPMIEDYFKIVVFYVLLVTTIHDERGLKQVVVAFLAIMAIYLTHSLREFIGGRFTYRMGISRMIGVDGSLGDPNSFGATIVFALPFIPALWKAGVGGRFGQLVLIGYLGLSTLCILLTGSRSSLIGLVVWALLLALTSKRRWLLLALFAIAAPVCFIALPESLQTRFETIINPEVGPANAKESGEGRIQGLMMGFELWASNPLTGIGPGAWRPATHSFIESHNLYGQLLGELGTLGAIGFIAILACFWSNYSRVRAALRERPDWRNDLVFQVAGAVAMGVFLLLFMGNFGHNLFRYSWLWYGGFLIIARHCVDVRLAEWEAGPEEYSTTYDEYEVELPHGWIAHPGHVRG; encoded by the coding sequence ATGCACTGGCTGCTGATCGGGTACATGTTCCTGTTCATTCACCGGCCCTTCGAGGTGTGGCCGGCACTCGGCGACATGCACGTCGAGCGGGTGTACATGCTCGCGACCCTGGCCGCGTGGGTGCTGTACCCCGGCAAGCGCTGGCTGCCCAACGCCCAGCACGCCGCATATGCCTTCTTCGCGTTCGCCGTCCTGGTCTGCTGGCTCATGAGTCCGTGGATGGAACGGTCGCAGCCGATGATCGAGGACTATTTCAAGATCGTCGTCTTTTACGTTCTGCTCGTGACCACCATCCACGACGAACGAGGCTTGAAGCAGGTGGTGGTTGCGTTTCTGGCGATCATGGCGATTTACCTCACGCACTCGCTCCGCGAGTTCATCGGCGGGCGGTTCACGTACCGGATGGGAATCTCCCGGATGATCGGGGTGGACGGCAGCCTGGGCGACCCGAACAGTTTCGGGGCGACCATCGTGTTCGCCCTGCCGTTCATCCCGGCCCTCTGGAAGGCCGGCGTCGGCGGGCGGTTCGGGCAACTCGTTCTGATCGGCTACCTCGGCCTCTCGACCCTATGCATTCTGCTCACCGGGTCGCGGTCGTCGCTGATCGGCCTCGTGGTGTGGGCTCTATTGCTAGCTCTGACCAGTAAACGCCGCTGGCTCCTCCTCGCGCTCTTCGCGATCGCGGCCCCGGTCTGCTTCATTGCGTTGCCCGAATCGCTCCAGACCCGGTTCGAGACGATTATCAACCCCGAAGTCGGTCCCGCGAACGCGAAAGAATCGGGCGAAGGGCGGATTCAGGGACTGATGATGGGGTTCGAGCTTTGGGCCTCGAACCCACTGACCGGCATCGGCCCCGGCGCCTGGCGGCCGGCGACACACAGTTTCATCGAATCGCACAACCTCTACGGGCAACTCCTGGGCGAACTCGGCACCCTCGGCGCGATAGGATTCATCGCGATCCTCGCCTGCTTCTGGTCGAACTACAGCCGCGTCCGGGCCGCCCTCCGCGAGCGCCCGGACTGGCGCAACGACCTGGTATTCCAGGTCGCCGGTGCAGTCGCGATGGGCGTTTTTCTCCTGCTTTTTATGGGCAACTTCGGACACAACCTGTTCCGGTATAGCTGGCTCTGGTACGGCGGGTTTCTCATCATCGCACGGCATTGCGTCGACGTTCGGCTCGCAGAGTGGGAAGCGGGCCCCGAAGAGTATTCGACGACTTACGACGAGTACGAAGTCGAATTGCCGCACGGCTGGATCGCCCACCCGGGGCATGTACGCGGTTGA
- a CDS encoding endonuclease MutS2, which produces MDAHTFGLLEFDKVRDLLAGYAASSLGRELARRVEPSTDVGRIRADLDLVSEMVTALDLAQSPPFGGLHDVRLVVRRAAIGTMLSAEQLLEVSETLSCTGAIYRYRMRLDERLSELIDLLGGIEDLGVVAKTIGGCIDGRGHVLDMASRELAAVRQRLFELDEKVKSEIKRLLRDPELRRILSYPNATVNGDHYVLPVSVNHRHKVPGVVHRVSSTGETVFVEPASIATLSAERVTLKADEDREVKRILRRLSTEVGRVAKPLTFALDIIARLDLITAKAKFSRDYKMTAPAVNTDGRLWLRSARHPLLENLFRTLNGKAPDAPIVVQRGEPPEPAARTSPLASSEPRQVVPIDIRLGIGFNLLIITGPNTGGKTVTLKTTGLLCLMAQSGMHIPAVDGSTVPVFQQVFADIGDEQSLEQSLSTFSSHVSRIATIFEKADNQTLVMLDELGAGTDPTEGAALGRAILDQLDKVGCRAIVTTHLGDLKTYAFNNDRAENGAVEFDIETLRPTYRLLIGQYGMSNALKIAKRLKLPNELLRRAHKYLRRRKGKAPELANLQQLREEAEKAKEAALAAQHEATQQREEFERKTADLEREATEQAELHEKRTKLQPNDTVRVTRFDKVGRVVRVIPAKQTVVVSVGLGQWEIPFDEIIPEPGA; this is translated from the coding sequence ATGGACGCCCACACCTTCGGGCTGCTTGAGTTCGACAAGGTCCGCGACCTCCTGGCCGGGTACGCCGCGTCGTCCCTCGGCCGGGAGTTGGCCCGTCGGGTGGAACCGTCCACCGACGTGGGCCGCATTCGGGCCGACCTCGACCTCGTGTCCGAAATGGTCACGGCCCTCGACCTCGCGCAGTCGCCACCCTTCGGCGGATTGCACGACGTCCGGCTGGTCGTCCGGCGGGCGGCCATCGGGACAATGCTGAGCGCGGAGCAACTGCTCGAAGTCTCGGAAACCTTGAGCTGCACGGGTGCGATCTACCGCTACAGGATGCGGCTCGACGAGCGGCTCTCGGAATTGATCGATTTACTTGGCGGGATCGAAGATCTGGGCGTGGTGGCCAAGACGATCGGCGGTTGCATCGACGGCCGCGGGCACGTCCTCGACATGGCGAGCCGCGAACTCGCGGCGGTCCGGCAACGGCTCTTTGAACTGGACGAGAAAGTCAAATCGGAGATCAAACGGCTACTTCGCGACCCGGAACTCCGCCGTATCCTGAGTTATCCGAACGCCACGGTCAACGGCGACCACTACGTCCTCCCGGTGTCCGTGAATCACCGGCACAAGGTTCCCGGCGTCGTCCACCGCGTGAGTAGCACCGGCGAAACGGTGTTCGTGGAACCGGCAAGTATCGCGACCCTGAGTGCAGAGCGTGTGACACTCAAGGCCGACGAAGACCGCGAAGTGAAGCGCATCCTCCGGCGGCTCTCCACGGAAGTCGGCCGCGTCGCCAAGCCGCTCACGTTTGCCCTCGACATCATTGCCAGGCTCGACCTGATTACCGCGAAGGCCAAGTTCAGCCGCGATTACAAGATGACCGCCCCGGCCGTAAACACCGACGGCCGCCTCTGGCTCAGATCCGCCCGCCACCCGCTGCTCGAAAACCTCTTCCGCACACTGAACGGCAAGGCACCCGACGCTCCGATCGTCGTCCAGCGCGGCGAACCACCTGAGCCAGCGGCTCGCACTTCTCCGCTCGCCAGTTCCGAGCCGCGTCAGGTCGTGCCGATCGATATCCGCCTGGGGATCGGGTTCAACCTACTCATCATCACCGGGCCGAATACGGGCGGGAAAACGGTCACGCTCAAGACGACCGGTCTGTTGTGCCTCATGGCCCAATCCGGGATGCACATCCCGGCCGTCGACGGCAGCACCGTACCCGTCTTCCAGCAGGTGTTTGCAGACATCGGCGACGAACAGAGCCTCGAACAATCGCTCAGCACATTTAGCTCGCACGTCTCGCGCATCGCGACCATCTTCGAGAAAGCCGACAACCAGACCCTCGTGATGCTCGACGAACTCGGGGCCGGAACAGACCCGACCGAAGGCGCCGCACTCGGCCGCGCCATCCTCGATCAGCTCGATAAGGTCGGCTGCCGTGCGATCGTGACCACCCACCTCGGCGACCTCAAGACTTACGCCTTCAACAACGACCGGGCGGAAAATGGGGCCGTCGAGTTCGACATCGAAACGCTCCGCCCGACCTATCGGCTGCTCATCGGCCAGTACGGCATGAGCAACGCGCTCAAGATCGCGAAACGCCTCAAGCTGCCGAACGAACTCCTCCGGCGAGCCCACAAGTACCTGCGTCGCCGTAAAGGGAAGGCGCCCGAGTTGGCCAACCTCCAACAACTTCGCGAGGAGGCGGAAAAGGCGAAGGAAGCCGCCCTCGCGGCCCAGCACGAGGCGACCCAGCAGCGCGAAGAATTCGAGCGAAAAACGGCCGACCTGGAGCGCGAAGCCACGGAGCAGGCGGAGTTGCACGAGAAGCGGACGAAACTTCAGCCCAACGACACCGTCCGCGTCACGCGGTTCGACAAGGTCGGCCGGGTCGTTCGCGTCATCCCCGCGAAGCAAACCGTTGTGGTGAGTGTCGGTCTGGGCCAGTGGGAAATCCCGTTCGACGAGATCATACCAGAGCCAGGAGCGTAG
- a CDS encoding TIGR03067 domain-containing protein yields MRAIVLSVLVIGLCGSAQSQTPPAPAESPAPTPPPVPAEVKALNGFWKPESIKFDGAEQLPNATAKSLMTLVIKDGEYRMYYNTAPGKDEHIRIFTADMKLDPATKTFELAVRDGQKKGLRMHGVYEASGSNLKICYGPADKPRPTAFDAPKNSGYFLELWNVEKRITSLPAKPAQ; encoded by the coding sequence ATGCGTGCGATCGTTCTCTCGGTGTTGGTGATTGGGCTCTGTGGTTCGGCACAATCGCAAACTCCGCCGGCCCCCGCCGAAAGCCCGGCCCCGACCCCCCCGCCGGTGCCCGCGGAAGTGAAGGCATTGAACGGGTTTTGGAAGCCCGAATCGATCAAATTCGACGGCGCGGAACAACTACCGAACGCGACCGCGAAGTCGCTGATGACGCTCGTGATCAAAGACGGCGAATACCGGATGTACTACAACACGGCCCCGGGCAAGGACGAACACATTCGCATCTTCACCGCCGACATGAAACTCGATCCCGCCACGAAGACGTTCGAGTTGGCCGTTCGCGACGGGCAGAAAAAAGGCTTGCGGATGCACGGGGTTTACGAAGCTTCCGGCTCGAACCTCAAGATCTGCTACGGGCCGGCCGACAAGCCCCGGCCGACCGCGTTCGACGCGCCCAAGAACAGCGGGTACTTCCTCGAACTCTGGAACGTCGAAAAGAGAATCACCAGCCTGCCGGCAAAACCGGCTCAATAA
- a CDS encoding NAD(P)/FAD-dependent oxidoreductase — protein sequence MGTTPDVLVIGGGIIGLTSAYYLARAGLAVEVVDRAEFGREASWAGAGIIPPGDPARAATPIDQMRAIGSTQFPELSAELREATGIDNGYVRCGGIEFLTPDDLYAVDLWRAEGIHFQQCEGAVAPRVRTPDGTVAYRLDDLAQVRNPRHLRALVAACQKVGVKLVPHTPVAAWERTDSRLHGVRTATGEVKRAGTYLVASGAWSECLLEPLGCRPGICPIRGQIVLFHPPAPLFTRVLMAGKRYLVPRPDGRVLAGSTEEPEAGFEKGNTPEAVHELTEFATGLVPGLKTADIETTWSGLRPGSPDGMPFVGTIPDYPNVLAAVGHARAGVQLSIGTALAIRDLVTGTPPMIPLEAFRPDRVPDPAVRPTFRS from the coding sequence ATGGGAACGACACCGGACGTTTTGGTGATCGGCGGCGGGATCATCGGCCTGACATCCGCTTACTATTTGGCCCGGGCCGGCCTCGCGGTCGAAGTCGTCGACCGGGCGGAGTTCGGCCGCGAAGCTTCATGGGCTGGGGCGGGTATCATTCCCCCCGGCGACCCCGCCCGCGCGGCCACGCCGATCGACCAGATGCGGGCGATCGGCTCAACCCAGTTTCCCGAACTGTCGGCCGAATTGCGGGAAGCGACCGGGATCGATAACGGGTACGTCCGGTGTGGCGGGATCGAATTTCTAACGCCTGACGATCTTTACGCGGTCGATCTGTGGCGGGCGGAAGGGATTCACTTTCAGCAGTGCGAGGGGGCGGTTGCCCCGCGCGTCCGCACGCCAGATGGTACGGTGGCGTACCGACTCGACGACCTGGCCCAGGTTCGCAACCCGCGCCACCTGCGGGCACTCGTGGCGGCCTGCCAGAAAGTCGGCGTGAAGTTGGTGCCGCACACGCCGGTCGCGGCGTGGGAACGAACCGATTCGCGACTGCATGGTGTCCGGACGGCGACCGGGGAAGTGAAGCGAGCCGGGACGTATCTCGTGGCGTCCGGCGCGTGGTCCGAATGCCTGCTCGAACCGCTCGGCTGCCGCCCAGGAATTTGCCCGATTCGCGGCCAAATCGTGCTATTCCACCCACCGGCCCCTCTCTTCACGCGCGTTCTGATGGCCGGCAAGCGATACCTCGTACCGCGACCGGACGGCCGCGTCCTCGCCGGCTCGACCGAGGAACCGGAGGCCGGGTTCGAGAAGGGGAACACGCCCGAAGCCGTCCACGAGTTGACCGAATTCGCAACGGGCCTTGTGCCCGGTCTCAAGACCGCGGACATCGAAACGACGTGGTCCGGCTTGCGGCCCGGATCGCCGGACGGGATGCCGTTTGTTGGAACGATTCCCGACTATCCGAACGTCCTCGCCGCCGTGGGTCACGCCCGGGCCGGCGTGCAGCTCTCGATCGGCACGGCTCTCGCGATCCGCGATCTGGTCACGGGAACCCCGCCAATGATTCCACTGGAGGCGTTTCGACCCGACCGCGTGCCCGATCCGGCCGTCCGGCCCACGTTCCGGTCCTGA
- a CDS encoding sugar phosphate isomerase/epimerase family protein has protein sequence MKYAICNETFEGWDHGRVCARAAELGYTGLEVAPFTLAPLITDVTTARRTELRRQAESSGVQIIGLHWLLAKTEGFSLTSVDADVQKRTGEYLADLARAAADLGGNILVLGSPLQRKVPPGATRAEADGYALDTLHHCLTALEQSQVYLCLEPLTPAETDFMNTAADAATLIRRLAHPFVKLHLDVKAMSAEAVPTPDVIRANADHLFHFHANDPNRRGPGFGATDFKPIFRALEDINYSGWVSVEVFDYSPDPDTIARESIRYMRECAGS, from the coding sequence ATGAAATACGCGATTTGCAACGAGACGTTCGAAGGGTGGGACCACGGCCGGGTCTGTGCGCGGGCGGCCGAACTCGGGTACACGGGCCTGGAAGTCGCCCCCTTTACCCTCGCGCCTCTGATTACGGACGTGACCACCGCACGCCGAACAGAACTGAGGCGGCAGGCCGAGTCATCTGGCGTGCAGATTATCGGGTTGCACTGGCTGCTGGCCAAGACCGAAGGCTTCAGTCTGACCTCCGTTGACGCCGACGTGCAGAAGCGAACCGGGGAGTACCTCGCCGACCTCGCCCGCGCGGCTGCCGACCTGGGCGGAAACATTCTGGTCCTCGGGTCGCCGCTCCAGCGCAAGGTTCCGCCCGGGGCCACCCGCGCCGAAGCCGACGGCTACGCCCTCGACACACTCCACCACTGCCTGACCGCCCTGGAACAGTCGCAAGTTTATCTTTGCCTGGAACCACTCACCCCGGCAGAAACGGACTTCATGAACACGGCCGCCGACGCCGCCACGCTCATCCGCCGCCTCGCGCACCCGTTCGTGAAACTGCACCTCGACGTGAAGGCGATGTCGGCCGAGGCCGTCCCGACACCGGATGTCATCCGCGCGAACGCCGACCACCTCTTCCACTTCCACGCGAACGACCCGAACCGCCGCGGCCCGGGCTTCGGGGCGACCGACTTCAAACCGATTTTCCGGGCGCTCGAAGACATCAACTACAGCGGCTGGGTATCGGTCGAGGTGTTCGACTATTCCCCGGACCCGGACACGATCGCCCGAGAAAGTATCCGGTACATGCGCGAATGCGCGGGGTCGTGA
- a CDS encoding pyridoxal phosphate-dependent aminotransferase — translation MLAARVQHFTESVIRETTRLAQKHGAINLGQGMPDFDPPQELKDAACRAIQDGFNQYAVTWGIAPLRQAIADKMRVFNGVEWCDADAHVTVCCGATECMMAAMLAIVDPGDEVVIFQPFYENYGPDALLTGATPKWVRLNPPDWSFDPAELRAAFSAKTKAVIINTPNNPTGKVFTREELTVIAGLCQEFNAYAFSDEIYEYINYADRPHVSIASLPGMSDRTVTISGLSKTFSVTGWRLGYCVAPDAITAGIRKAHDFLTVGAPHPLQVAGAAAMRFGESYYAKLKADYYRRREVFLPYLREAGFDFQPPDGAYYVMTDIAGLGGTDDVEFVRRMIETVGVAAVPGSSFYSPKDLGRTKVRFMFAKRDDTLHQAGERLLRLREALAH, via the coding sequence ATGCTCGCCGCGCGCGTGCAACACTTCACCGAATCAGTAATCCGGGAAACGACCCGGCTCGCCCAGAAGCACGGGGCCATCAACCTCGGCCAGGGGATGCCGGACTTCGACCCGCCACAAGAGTTGAAGGACGCCGCCTGCCGCGCGATTCAGGACGGCTTCAACCAGTACGCCGTCACCTGGGGTATCGCCCCGCTGCGGCAGGCGATCGCGGACAAAATGCGCGTCTTTAACGGCGTCGAGTGGTGCGACGCGGACGCCCACGTGACCGTCTGCTGCGGGGCGACCGAGTGCATGATGGCCGCCATGCTCGCGATCGTCGATCCGGGCGACGAAGTGGTCATCTTCCAGCCGTTCTACGAGAACTACGGGCCCGACGCCCTGCTTACCGGGGCCACGCCGAAGTGGGTCCGACTCAACCCGCCGGACTGGTCGTTCGACCCGGCCGAACTGCGGGCCGCCTTCTCGGCCAAGACCAAGGCAGTCATCATCAACACGCCCAACAACCCGACGGGCAAAGTGTTCACCCGTGAGGAACTGACGGTCATCGCGGGCCTCTGTCAGGAATTCAACGCCTACGCCTTCTCGGACGAGATTTACGAGTACATCAACTACGCCGACCGTCCGCACGTCAGTATCGCGTCGCTGCCGGGTATGTCGGACCGGACGGTGACGATCAGCGGCCTGTCGAAGACGTTCAGCGTCACCGGCTGGCGGCTCGGCTACTGCGTGGCGCCCGACGCGATCACGGCCGGCATCCGCAAGGCGCATGACTTCCTGACGGTCGGTGCGCCCCACCCGCTCCAGGTGGCTGGGGCGGCGGCCATGCGGTTCGGGGAATCGTATTACGCCAAATTGAAAGCGGACTATTACCGGCGGCGGGAAGTTTTCCTGCCCTACCTCCGCGAAGCCGGGTTCGACTTCCAGCCTCCGGACGGTGCCTACTACGTGATGACCGACATCGCCGGGCTCGGCGGGACGGACGACGTCGAGTTCGTCCGCCGGATGATCGAGACCGTGGGCGTGGCGGCCGTGCCGGGGAGCAGTTTTTACAGCCCGAAGGATCTCGGCCGGACCAAGGTGCGGTTCATGTTCGCCAAACGGGACGACACGCTTCATCAGGCCGGCGAGCGGTTGCTTCGGCTTCGCGAAGCACTCGCCCACTAA
- a CDS encoding ATP-grasp domain-containing protein — protein MTVRHPIAIYYEQEHWFRPLLAELDRRGHPHVRLDPRGHTFDPAETSSPYSLVFNRMSPSAYLRGGVQGMFFTLAYLAHLERLGVPVVNGLTAFTFETSKARQLTLLESLGLAYPAACVVNHPSQVARAAASLRFPVVVKANVGGSGAGIVRFDTPADLARAADEGRLDFGVDHTALVQEFVPARGGHIIRVETLGGRFLYAIKVYTTGDTFNLCPADICQRSDGVELQRSACPIDAPKTGLKVEAFTPPDEVIADCEAIMQAAGIDVGGIEYMIDDRDGRTVYYDVNALSNFVADAVNVVGFDPFAKLVDFLELTARTPGHVHVPVHRFPAGADMADWDAAI, from the coding sequence ATGACGGTCCGCCACCCGATCGCCATTTACTACGAGCAAGAACACTGGTTCCGCCCGCTGTTGGCCGAACTCGACCGCCGCGGCCACCCGCACGTCCGGCTCGACCCGCGGGGGCACACGTTCGACCCGGCGGAGACGAGTTCGCCGTACTCGCTCGTGTTCAACCGGATGAGCCCATCGGCGTACCTTCGCGGCGGCGTCCAGGGGATGTTCTTTACGCTCGCTTATCTCGCCCACCTGGAACGGCTCGGCGTGCCGGTCGTGAACGGGCTGACCGCGTTCACGTTCGAGACGTCCAAGGCCCGTCAACTGACGCTGCTCGAATCGCTCGGCCTGGCGTACCCGGCCGCCTGCGTGGTCAACCACCCGAGTCAGGTGGCCCGGGCGGCAGCCAGTCTGCGGTTCCCGGTCGTGGTGAAGGCGAACGTCGGCGGCAGCGGGGCCGGGATCGTAAGGTTCGACACACCCGCGGATCTTGCCCGCGCGGCGGACGAGGGCCGTCTCGATTTCGGTGTCGACCACACGGCCCTGGTTCAAGAGTTCGTCCCGGCCCGCGGTGGCCACATCATCCGCGTGGAAACGCTCGGCGGGCGATTCCTCTACGCGATCAAGGTCTACACCACCGGCGACACCTTCAACCTCTGCCCGGCCGACATCTGCCAGCGGTCCGATGGCGTCGAGTTACAGCGGTCGGCGTGCCCGATCGACGCGCCGAAGACCGGGCTGAAAGTCGAGGCGTTTACGCCGCCGGACGAGGTTATCGCCGACTGCGAGGCGATCATGCAGGCGGCCGGTATCGACGTCGGCGGCATCGAATACATGATCGACGACCGGGACGGCCGGACCGTCTACTACGACGTCAACGCCCTCTCGAACTTTGTGGCGGACGCGGTGAACGTGGTCGGTTTCGACCCGTTCGCAAAGCTGGTCGATTTCCTTGAATTGACGGCACGAACGCCCGGGCACGTCCACGTCCCGGTTCACCGATTTCCGGCCGGCGCGGACATGGCCGACTGGGACGCGGCGATTTGA
- a CDS encoding LLM class flavin-dependent oxidoreductase has translation MRYGYWLPVFGGWLRNVDDENMTATWDYSKRLAQRSEKIGYDLTLVAELNLNDIKGEAAPSLDAWSTAAALTAVTDRLEYMVAVRPTFHNPALLAKQAANIDNIGGGGRLSLNVVSSWWKDEAEKYGVQFEQHDDRYARTAEWLNVVNSLWERDGVTFEGKFYRVRDSVLQPKPLSRPRPTIYAGGESEAAKNLIARTCDAYVMHGDPVDRIRGRIADMAARRERYGLPPMTYGVAAYSIVRNTDAEAKAELARITDVKQSAAGYHNYQQWLSGTQLEQQVSLEDYSVSNRGLRAGLVGTPGQVIDQVAAFEAAGVNLFLLQSSPQIEEMERFAEQVIRPLNSSRRQPTDTVGA, from the coding sequence ATGCGGTACGGGTACTGGCTGCCGGTCTTCGGCGGGTGGCTGCGGAACGTCGACGACGAGAACATGACCGCGACGTGGGACTATTCAAAGCGGCTCGCCCAACGGAGCGAGAAGATCGGCTACGACCTGACCCTGGTAGCCGAATTGAATCTGAACGACATCAAGGGCGAAGCCGCCCCGTCGCTCGACGCCTGGAGTACGGCCGCGGCTCTCACCGCCGTGACCGACCGCCTGGAATATATGGTCGCCGTCCGGCCGACGTTCCACAACCCGGCGCTCCTGGCGAAGCAGGCCGCGAACATCGACAACATCGGCGGCGGCGGCCGGCTGTCGCTCAACGTGGTGTCGAGCTGGTGGAAGGACGAGGCCGAGAAGTACGGCGTCCAGTTCGAGCAGCACGACGACCGCTACGCGCGGACGGCCGAGTGGTTGAACGTGGTTAACAGTCTCTGGGAGCGGGACGGCGTGACGTTCGAGGGGAAGTTTTACCGCGTCCGCGACTCGGTCCTGCAGCCCAAGCCGCTGAGCCGGCCGCGGCCGACGATCTACGCGGGCGGCGAATCCGAGGCCGCCAAGAACCTGATCGCCCGCACCTGCGACGCCTACGTCATGCACGGCGACCCAGTAGACCGCATCCGCGGCCGCATCGCGGACATGGCCGCCCGGCGCGAGCGTTACGGCCTCCCCCCGATGACCTACGGCGTGGCCGCGTACTCCATCGTGCGGAACACCGACGCCGAGGCGAAGGCCGAGCTGGCCCGCATCACGGACGTGAAGCAGTCGGCCGCCGGCTACCACAACTACCAACAGTGGCTTTCCGGAACCCAACTCGAACAGCAAGTGTCATTGGAAGATTACTCGGTTTCCAACCGCGGCTTGCGGGCCGGGCTGGTCGGAACGCCCGGTCAGGTGATCGATCAAGTGGCCGCGTTCGAGGCGGCGGGCGTGAACCTGTTCCTGCTCCAGTCCAGTCCACAAATCGAGGAAATGGAACGCTTCGCCGAGCAAGTGATCCGACCCCTCAACTCTTCCCGGCGACAGCCGACAGACACGGTTGGCGCGTAG